The genomic segment TTTCAGCGCTGCAACCAATGCTTTCAAATCTTCGCGGTTCTCATCTCCTGCGCGAATTGCAATGATGTTTGCAAAGTTGGTTGCTGCAAGCGAATCCTTATCCTCAGATGTCAAAGCATCGGTAGAGACATTAAATCCGGCTTGAATTGCATAGTTGCCGTTGATAACAGCCAGGTCAACGTCTGGCAGAGAACGGGCAAGCTGTGCTGCCTCAATCTCCACAATTTTGAGTTTTTTGGTATTCTCGGTAATATCCTTTACGGTTGCCTCCAACCCCGCATCGGGTTTTAGCTTAATCAGCCCTTGCTTTTCAAGCAGAAGCAAAGCTCTGGCTTCGTTAGTAGTATCGTTGGGCACTGCAATTTGTGCGCCATCTTTTAAATCTGCAATGGTTTTTGTTTTGCCTGCGTAAATCCCGAATGGTTCGTAATGAATCGCTGCAATCGATACCAAATCGGTTTTATTTTTAACATTAAAATCATCTAAATACGGCTTATGCTGAAAGTAATTTGCGTCTAAATCGCTGCTTTGTAAAGCAAGGTTGGGCTGAATGTAATCGGTAAATTCGGTAACTTCCAGTTCGTAGCCTTGTTTTGCAAGAACTTCTTTAGCCACCTTTAAAATTTCTCCGTGAGGTGTTGGTGATGCACCAATCACAATTTTACCTTTGCTTTGCGTAGATTCAGTGCCGGAAGCTGCCTCGGATGAGGTAACAGCAGAAGAAGAACTCGACTGTTTTGCAGCACAGCCTGCAAACAATGTGAGGATTAATGCCGCAGTTAATGTAAGTGCTATTATTTTTTTCATACAATATACCTCCAAAATGTACTTATAATCGTTTATCGGTAGAGCGCGCAATTTTCATTCCAATCTCTTGGAATACTTGTACCAAAATTACAAGAAGTACAACGGTAACCAGCATAATGTCAGTTTGATAACGATGGTAACCGTAGTTTATAGCAATTGTGCCCAATCCGCCGCCGCCCACAAAGCCTGCTAATGCAGAGTAGCTGAGTATGGTGGTGATGGCGATTGCGCCATTGATGACTAAAGCTGGTTTCGCTTCGGGGAGCATTACCTTGTAAATAATCTTGATGGGGGAAGCCCCCATAGATTGAGCAGCCTCAATGACACCGCGGTCAATTTCTTTGATAGACGATTCTACAAGCCGTGCAATAAACGGTGCAGAACCAATTACAAGGGGAACAATCGTTGCAGTTGAGCCGATTGTAGTACCTACAATTTTGCGAGTAAACGGAATTAATGCAACCAGCAAAATCAAGAAAGGTACTGAGCGTAGAATGTTGACAATAAAACCAAGTGTACGATTCAAGCCAACAGCAGGGCGGATACCGTCTTTATCGGTAATTACCAATAAAATACCTACGGGTAACCCGATGACATAAGCAAGCAAAGTAGACACAAGAACCATATAAAGAGATTCTAAAAGGCCTTTGATTAGTAAATTGACAGTAGCCTGATCAAACATCTTCTTCAACCTCCTCAACGGTCAGCTCTTTCGAGCGCAGATATGCAACCATTTTCTTTGCGGATTTTTCATCCTCAGGTAGCTGAACAACAATTTGTCCAAAAGCTTTGCCGTCAATGTTCTTGGTATCGGCAAACAAAATATTAACAGGTTCTTTACAATCAAGCACCATGTTTGCAATTACCGGTTCAAACGATGACCTGCCGTCAAATACAATGCGGCAGCAATGGGTGCCAAAGGTTTCAATGCGCTTACCTTCTGGGTAAACAAGGCGTTTTGCAGCCTGCGATTTGGGATTGGTGAAAATTTCTTCTACACTGCCCACTTCGGCAATTTGGCTTTGGTCTATAATAGCTACCCGCTGGCATATTTCCTCAATAACCGCCATCTCGTGGGTAATGATAACAACCGTAATGCCTAGCCGTTGGTTAATATCCTTTAAAAGTGCCAAAATCGAACGGGTAGTGGTAGGGTCCAGCGCACTGGTAGCCTCATCGCACAACATTACTTTCGGGTTAGTTGCAAGTGCACGAGCAATAGCAACACGCTGTTTCTGCCCGCCCGAAAGCTGCGACGGATAAGATTTTGCCTTGTCAGATAGCCCCACCATATCCAAAAGCTCGGTAGCTCTTTTAATGGCTTGCTCTTTCGGTACACCTGCAATCTCCATCGGAAAACAAATGTTGCCAATGGTTGTACGCTGCATGAGCAGGTTGAACTGCTGAAAAATCATACCCATTGACTGCCGAATTTTACTTAATTCCTTATTGTTTAACTTCAATAAATCGTGCCCGTCAAAAACCACAGTGCCGCTGGTAGGCCTCTCCAACAGGTTGATACAGCGCACCAATGTACTTTTGCCTGCACCGCTCATGCCGATGATGCCGAAGATTTCTCCCTTATAAATATCAAGATTAATGTTTTCGAGTGCATTTACCGTTAAATCTTTGCTCTTAAATGTTTTACCCATGCCTTGCAGCTGAATCAGAGCCTTGGTTTCACTCATAACCTCACCGCTTTCCTCATTCTTCGTCCACTGTAAATTCCATCAAGAATAGCACTATTTAAAAGATTTCGAATATATCGTCAAATCTTAATAAAACTAGTTTTTGCAACTATTGGTTTGCTGGAATTCACAATTAAAAAAACACTATCCATTATAATAGCATATTTTTGGCTTACAGTATAGTTGAAAGAGAAATTATTTTAAAATTGTTCCGCCTCCAATCACAGTATCGCCACAATAAAACACAGCTGCTTGCCCAGGCGTAATTGCACGTTGCGGCGTTTGCAGCCGCACCAACACCTTTCCGTCATCTGCGGGAGAAATGTCAGCAAGCGTTTCTACTTGGTGAT from the Hydrogenoanaerobacterium saccharovorans genome contains:
- a CDS encoding MetQ/NlpA family ABC transporter substrate-binding protein, with protein sequence MKKIIALTLTAALILTLFAGCAAKQSSSSSAVTSSEAASGTESTQSKGKIVIGASPTPHGEILKVAKEVLAKQGYELEVTEFTDYIQPNLALQSSDLDANYFQHKPYLDDFNVKNKTDLVSIAAIHYEPFGIYAGKTKTIADLKDGAQIAVPNDTTNEARALLLLEKQGLIKLKPDAGLEATVKDITENTKKLKIVEIEAAQLARSLPDVDLAVINGNYAIQAGFNVSTDALTSEDKDSLAATNFANIIAIRAGDENREDLKALVAALKSDEVKNFINNTYKGAVVPMF
- a CDS encoding methionine ABC transporter permease, whose translation is MFDQATVNLLIKGLLESLYMVLVSTLLAYVIGLPVGILLVITDKDGIRPAVGLNRTLGFIVNILRSVPFLILLVALIPFTRKIVGTTIGSTATIVPLVIGSAPFIARLVESSIKEIDRGVIEAAQSMGASPIKIIYKVMLPEAKPALVINGAIAITTILSYSALAGFVGGGGLGTIAINYGYHRYQTDIMLVTVVLLVILVQVFQEIGMKIARSTDKRL
- a CDS encoding methionine ABC transporter ATP-binding protein; protein product: MSETKALIQLQGMGKTFKSKDLTVNALENINLDIYKGEIFGIIGMSGAGKSTLVRCINLLERPTSGTVVFDGHDLLKLNNKELSKIRQSMGMIFQQFNLLMQRTTIGNICFPMEIAGVPKEQAIKRATELLDMVGLSDKAKSYPSQLSGGQKQRVAIARALATNPKVMLCDEATSALDPTTTRSILALLKDINQRLGITVVIITHEMAVIEEICQRVAIIDQSQIAEVGSVEEIFTNPKSQAAKRLVYPEGKRIETFGTHCCRIVFDGRSSFEPVIANMVLDCKEPVNILFADTKNIDGKAFGQIVVQLPEDEKSAKKMVAYLRSKELTVEEVEEDV